One Staphylococcus ratti DNA segment encodes these proteins:
- the clpB gene encoding ATP-dependent chaperone ClpB, which yields MDINQFTHSIQNALQKAIEYAKEYHLTNIEIEAVLKAMLEQPESLYQSVLQRANIDTEALNKAYIDKLTNYATVKGDNVQYGQYLGAKTNSLFNKAEQFMNEYEDTYVSMEHMLRAAIEIDDTTKQAVGNKKEAIIEIIKKVRGGNHVTTQNPEVNYEALAKYGRDLVEEVRKGNMDPVIGRDEEIRNTIRILSRKTKNNPVLIGEPGVGKTAIVEGLAQRIVKRDVPDSLLDKTVFELDLSALVAGAKYRGEFEERLKAVLKEVKESDGRILLFIDEIHMLVGAGKTEGAMDAGNMLKPMLARGELHCIGATTLNEYREYIEKDSALERRFQKVNVKEPNIEDTISILRGLKERYEVHHGVRIQDRALVAAAELSDRYITDRFLPDKAIDLIDQASATIRTEMGSNPTELDQANRRVMQLEIEENALKKESDEASQMRLKELQEELAEEKELQAQLQSRVESEKEKIAKVQEKRTELDESRKALEDAENNYDLEKAAELQHGKIPQLEKELKDLEAAFQEAQGGDNDHIIREVVTDEEIGEIVSQWTGIPVSKLVETEREKLLNLSDILHERVVGQGRAVDLVADAVVRARAGIKDPNRPIGSFLFLGPTGVGKTELAKSLASTLFDSEKHMIRIDMSEYMEKHAVSRLIGAPPGYVGHDEGGQLTEAVRRNPYSVILLDEVEKAHSDVFNVLLQILDEGRLTDSKGRSVDFKNTIIIMTSNIGSQILLDRVKDTGEITAETEKAVMESLHSYFKPEILNRMDDIVLFKPLSVEDMQMIVNKVLRNLNMRLTDQRITLDISEEAKKWMGETAYEPQFGARPLKRFVQRHVETPLARMIIKENLPEGTKVFGDVEDGEMVFKVEKNDEV from the coding sequence TTGGATATTAATCAATTTACACATTCTATTCAAAATGCGCTTCAAAAAGCCATTGAATATGCAAAAGAATATCACTTAACGAATATAGAAATAGAAGCAGTTTTAAAAGCAATGTTAGAACAACCGGAAAGCTTATATCAAAGTGTTTTACAACGTGCAAATATTGATACAGAAGCTTTAAATAAAGCCTATATAGATAAATTAACAAATTATGCTACTGTTAAAGGCGATAATGTACAATATGGACAATATTTAGGTGCAAAAACAAATAGTTTGTTTAATAAAGCCGAACAATTTATGAATGAATATGAAGATACGTATGTTTCGATGGAGCATATGTTGAGAGCTGCTATAGAAATCGATGACACTACAAAACAAGCAGTAGGCAATAAAAAAGAAGCTATAATTGAGATTATTAAAAAAGTTAGAGGAGGGAATCATGTGACAACACAAAATCCTGAAGTGAATTATGAAGCATTAGCCAAATACGGTCGTGATTTAGTAGAAGAAGTACGTAAAGGGAATATGGATCCTGTTATTGGACGTGATGAGGAAATTCGAAATACGATTCGAATTCTTAGTCGTAAAACGAAAAACAATCCGGTGTTAATCGGTGAACCTGGTGTAGGTAAAACAGCAATAGTTGAAGGATTGGCACAGCGTATTGTAAAGCGTGATGTTCCTGACTCTTTATTAGATAAAACAGTTTTTGAATTAGATTTAAGTGCACTCGTTGCAGGCGCAAAATACCGAGGCGAATTTGAAGAACGTTTAAAAGCCGTTTTAAAAGAAGTTAAAGAATCTGATGGACGTATTTTGTTATTTATTGATGAAATTCATATGCTTGTAGGTGCCGGTAAAACTGAAGGTGCCATGGACGCAGGTAATATGTTAAAACCAATGCTCGCACGTGGTGAATTACACTGTATTGGGGCGACAACGTTAAATGAATACCGTGAATATATCGAAAAAGACTCAGCATTAGAACGTCGTTTCCAAAAAGTAAATGTAAAAGAACCAAATATTGAAGATACGATTTCAATTTTACGTGGTCTTAAAGAACGTTACGAAGTACACCATGGCGTACGTATTCAAGACCGTGCATTAGTTGCTGCAGCGGAGTTGTCAGACCGATATATTACCGACCGATTTTTACCAGATAAAGCCATTGATCTTATAGACCAAGCGTCGGCTACGATTCGTACAGAAATGGGTTCTAACCCAACAGAACTTGATCAAGCCAACCGTCGTGTGATGCAATTAGAAATTGAAGAAAATGCACTTAAAAAAGAATCTGATGAAGCGAGCCAAATGCGTCTTAAAGAATTGCAAGAAGAATTAGCGGAAGAAAAAGAACTTCAAGCTCAGTTACAATCACGCGTAGAAAGTGAAAAAGAAAAAATCGCAAAAGTACAAGAAAAAAGAACAGAACTTGATGAAAGCCGTAAAGCACTAGAAGATGCAGAAAATAACTATGATCTTGAAAAGGCAGCTGAATTACAACATGGTAAAATACCACAACTTGAAAAAGAATTGAAAGACTTAGAAGCTGCTTTCCAAGAAGCTCAAGGTGGAGACAATGACCACATTATTAGAGAAGTGGTGACAGACGAAGAAATCGGTGAGATTGTGAGTCAATGGACAGGCATCCCGGTATCTAAGTTAGTCGAAACTGAACGCGAAAAGTTATTAAATCTGTCAGACATTTTACACGAACGTGTTGTAGGACAGGGACGTGCAGTTGATTTAGTTGCGGATGCTGTTGTACGTGCACGTGCGGGGATTAAAGACCCTAATCGACCAATCGGTTCTTTCTTATTTTTAGGTCCTACAGGTGTTGGTAAAACAGAACTTGCTAAATCGTTAGCTTCAACATTGTTTGATTCTGAAAAACATATGATTCGCATTGATATGAGTGAATATATGGAAAAACACGCGGTTTCAAGATTAATTGGAGCACCTCCAGGTTATGTTGGTCATGATGAAGGAGGTCAACTGACAGAAGCCGTTCGACGTAATCCATATTCGGTAATTCTTTTAGATGAAGTTGAAAAAGCACATTCTGATGTGTTTAACGTGTTGCTTCAAATTTTAGATGAAGGTCGATTGACCGATTCTAAAGGTAGAAGTGTGGACTTCAAAAATACAATTATTATTATGACAAGTAATATCGGTTCACAAATTTTACTCGACCGTGTGAAAGATACTGGAGAAATTACAGCTGAAACAGAAAAAGCAGTGATGGAGAGTTTACACAGTTATTTTAAACCAGAAATATTAAACCGTATGGATGACATTGTATTATTCAAACCGTTATCTGTAGAAGATATGCAAATGATCGTTAACAAAGTATTAAGAAACCTAAATATGAGATTAACGGATCAACGTATCACACTAGATATTTCTGAAGAAGCGAAAAAATGGATGGGCGAAACAGCTTACGAACCACAATTTGGTGCACGTCCGCTTAAACGATTTGTACAACGTCATGTAGAAACACCGTTAGCACGTATGATTATTAAAGAAAATCTTCCAGAAGGCACAAAAGTTTTTGGCGATGTTGAAGATGGTGAAATGGTCTTTAAAGTAGAGAAAAACGATGAAGTATGA
- a CDS encoding metal-sulfur cluster assembly factor, with protein MEEALKDNILGALENVIDPELGIDIVNLGLVYKVDLDDDGLCTVEMTLTSIGCPMGPQIVDQVKTALGELPEIKDTEVNIVWNPPWNKDMMSRYAKIALGVS; from the coding sequence ATGGAAGAGGCTTTAAAAGATAACATTTTAGGCGCTTTAGAAAACGTTATTGACCCTGAACTAGGTATTGATATCGTTAATTTAGGCCTTGTTTATAAAGTAGATTTAGATGATGATGGCCTTTGTACTGTTGAGATGACATTAACGTCAATTGGTTGTCCGATGGGGCCGCAAATTGTTGATCAAGTCAAAACAGCGCTAGGTGAATTGCCAGAAATTAAAGACACAGAAGTCAATATTGTTTGGAATCCGCCTTGGAACAAAGACATGATGTCACGCTATGCAAAAATTGCATTAGGTGTAAGCTAA
- a CDS encoding Cof-type HAD-IIB family hydrolase, which yields MKQHLICLDLDGTLLNDNKEISPYTFKVLKTLQSQGHAIMISTGRPFRASKRYYDELNMDTPIVNFNGAYVHHPKDPHFPCQHARLDEGIATSIIETLKKMEVQNIIAEVKDHVYLDRYDENLYEGFSMGEAQIEIGDLRELLNEDPTSILIEADEHMIPRIKQTLTRFYAENIEHRRWGAPYPVIEIVKRGISKAVGIDIVKSYLNIDHQYIIAFGDEDNDIEMIKYAKHGVAMANAIPELKHIAKETTCSNNDDGIGVYLNNFFQLNLNKDTEEEVQ from the coding sequence ATGAAACAACATTTGATTTGCCTTGATTTAGATGGCACGTTATTAAATGATAACAAAGAAATTTCACCCTATACTTTTAAAGTACTTAAAACCTTACAATCACAAGGTCATGCTATTATGATTTCTACCGGGCGACCTTTCCGTGCAAGTAAACGTTATTATGATGAACTTAACATGGATACGCCAATCGTAAATTTCAATGGCGCTTACGTCCATCACCCTAAAGATCCACATTTTCCGTGTCAACATGCCCGTCTTGATGAAGGCATTGCAACAAGTATTATTGAAACGCTCAAAAAGATGGAGGTTCAAAATATTATTGCTGAAGTCAAAGATCATGTGTACTTGGATCGCTATGATGAAAATCTATATGAAGGATTTAGTATGGGAGAAGCTCAAATTGAAATTGGCGACTTACGAGAACTTTTAAACGAAGATCCTACAAGTATACTGATAGAAGCTGATGAGCATATGATTCCTCGCATCAAACAAACTTTAACACGTTTTTATGCTGAAAACATTGAACATCGCCGTTGGGGCGCGCCTTATCCTGTTATAGAAATCGTCAAAAGAGGCATTAGTAAAGCTGTCGGGATAGACATCGTCAAATCATATCTCAACATCGATCACCAATATATCATTGCCTTTGGTGATGAAGATAATGACATCGAAATGATTAAGTATGCTAAACACGGCGTAGCGATGGCAAATGCCATTCCGGAGTTAAAACATATCGCTAAGGAAACGACATGTTCAAACAATGACGATGGCATCGGCGTATATTTGAATAACTTTTTCCAACTGAATTTAAATAAAGATACTGAAGAGGAGGTACAATAA
- a CDS encoding CoA-disulfide reductase, which yields MNKVIVVGAVAGGATAASQLRRLDPDAQITVYEKDRDMSFANCGLPYYLGNVVASRDDLLPITPDDFKQRKHIDVLVKHEVIAVDSHQKTVKVKNHSTGETFTDHYDTLILSPGARANQLNFNAPHLFTLRNMEDTDAIERFIEENHVERVLIVGGGYVSLEVLENMYLRGLKPTLIHRSEAINKHMDQDMNHVIFDILKDKKIPYRLNEEIASIDGKNVTFTSGLQETYDLIITGVGVKPNSDFLNNSGIHLDDKGYIPVNDRFQTNQPDVYALGDIITSHYRHVDLPAHIPLAWGAHRGASVIAEQLAGNKNITFKGFIGANIVKFFDCTLTSTGIAPNELKHFDYEVVEVKQTAHAGYYPNNAKLHLRVYYDKKSRQILRGVAVGQKGADKRIDVLTMAMMHQSTVDELTEFEVAYAPPYSHPKDALNMLGYKARP from the coding sequence ATGAATAAAGTCATTGTAGTAGGTGCTGTTGCAGGTGGTGCAACTGCAGCAAGTCAACTTCGTCGTCTCGATCCCGACGCTCAAATTACCGTTTATGAAAAAGATCGTGATATGAGTTTTGCTAATTGTGGTTTACCTTATTATCTTGGAAATGTCGTTGCTTCTCGTGATGACTTACTCCCAATCACTCCTGATGATTTCAAACAAAGAAAACATATTGATGTCTTAGTAAAACATGAAGTAATTGCTGTCGATAGTCATCAAAAAACGGTAAAAGTCAAAAACCATTCAACAGGAGAAACATTTACCGATCATTATGACACACTCATCCTTAGCCCAGGTGCACGTGCAAATCAATTGAACTTTAATGCGCCTCATCTTTTCACATTACGCAATATGGAAGATACAGATGCCATCGAGCGTTTTATTGAAGAAAATCACGTGGAACGTGTCCTCATTGTCGGTGGTGGCTATGTAAGTTTAGAAGTTTTAGAAAATATGTACTTAAGAGGCCTAAAACCTACACTTATACATCGTTCAGAAGCCATCAATAAACATATGGATCAAGATATGAACCATGTCATCTTCGATATTTTAAAAGATAAAAAGATACCTTATCGCTTAAATGAAGAAATTGCTTCGATAGATGGCAAAAATGTTACGTTTACATCGGGGCTTCAAGAAACATATGATTTAATTATTACTGGGGTTGGCGTCAAACCTAATTCCGATTTCTTAAACAATTCGGGAATACATCTCGATGATAAAGGTTACATTCCTGTTAATGATCGCTTTCAAACAAATCAACCAGATGTCTACGCACTCGGTGATATTATAACAAGCCATTATAGACACGTTGACCTCCCAGCACATATTCCATTGGCATGGGGCGCACATCGTGGTGCGAGCGTCATCGCTGAACAGCTTGCTGGAAATAAAAATATCACTTTTAAAGGTTTCATAGGGGCAAATATCGTGAAATTCTTTGATTGTACTTTAACAAGTACAGGTATTGCTCCAAATGAATTAAAACATTTTGACTATGAAGTGGTAGAAGTCAAACAAACGGCACATGCAGGCTATTATCCTAACAATGCTAAACTTCACTTAAGAGTCTACTATGACAAAAAAAGTCGTCAAATACTTCGAGGCGTTGCTGTAGGACAAAAAGGCGCAGATAAGCGTATTGATGTACTAACAATGGCAATGATGCACCAATCTACTGTAGACGAACTCACTGAATTTGAAGTAGCCTATGCCCCTCCTTATAGCCATCCAAAAGACGCATTAAATATGCTAGGTTATAAAGCACGACCTTAA
- a CDS encoding YisL family protein translates to MVLINLHVISWIILLILFFATYENFSSKQGPTPLFKPLHMATRLFMIFVLITGVWLIANAFTSAGSNHMLLTFKMVLGIAIVGLMEVSIARKKRKAPSRGVFIATWAVTVLTIILGIILPWGPLTQLFH, encoded by the coding sequence GTGGTTTTAATTAATCTTCATGTGATCAGTTGGATTATTTTGTTGATTTTATTTTTTGCGACTTATGAAAATTTTTCAAGCAAACAAGGTCCAACACCACTTTTTAAACCGTTACATATGGCAACGCGCTTATTTATGATTTTTGTTTTAATTACGGGTGTATGGCTTATTGCCAATGCGTTTACGAGTGCGGGTTCAAACCATATGTTACTAACATTCAAAATGGTATTGGGGATAGCCATTGTAGGTTTAATGGAAGTGTCTATTGCACGTAAGAAACGTAAAGCGCCAAGTCGTGGCGTATTTATTGCGACATGGGCGGTTACTGTATTGACAATTATTCTTGGTATTATTTTACCATGGGGACCGCTAACACAATTATTTCATTAA
- a CDS encoding fumarylacetoacetate hydrolase family protein, with product MKFLSFKHNGETSFGVKVKREEAAWDLRKVFADFAEGDFHPKTLLQGLQQNQTIEFQEQVRKAVVAAMDSGRGEDYKVKFDEIEFLPPVTPTNNVIAFGRNYKAHAEELNHEVDRLYVFTKAASSLTGDETTIPNHKDITDTLDYEGELGIVIGKSGSKIPKGLALDYVYGYTIINDITDRTAQKAHDQAFLSKSLTGACPMGPYIVTKDEMPTPENVNIVTKVNNEIRQDGNTSQMILKIDELIEEISKYVALHPGDIIATGTPAGVGAGMNPPKYLQPGDEVKVTVDNIGTLTNYIEK from the coding sequence ATGAAATTTTTGTCATTCAAGCATAATGGTGAAACATCTTTTGGTGTGAAAGTAAAACGTGAAGAAGCAGCATGGGATTTAAGAAAAGTCTTCGCTGATTTTGCAGAAGGTGATTTTCATCCAAAGACATTATTACAAGGATTACAACAAAATCAAACGATTGAATTCCAAGAGCAAGTACGTAAAGCGGTAGTTGCTGCGATGGATAGTGGTCGTGGAGAAGACTACAAAGTAAAATTCGATGAAATTGAATTTTTACCGCCTGTCACGCCTACAAACAATGTTATTGCTTTTGGACGTAATTATAAAGCGCATGCTGAAGAACTCAATCATGAAGTAGATCGATTATATGTATTTACAAAAGCAGCATCGTCATTAACAGGCGATGAAACGACGATTCCAAATCATAAAGATATTACTGATACACTTGATTACGAAGGTGAACTCGGTATTGTGATTGGTAAGTCAGGTTCAAAAATCCCTAAAGGCCTCGCATTAGATTACGTGTATGGTTATACGATTATCAATGATATTACAGACCGTACAGCACAAAAAGCGCACGATCAAGCCTTTTTATCTAAGAGTCTTACAGGCGCTTGCCCAATGGGACCATATATCGTGACTAAAGATGAAATGCCAACACCTGAAAATGTTAACATTGTAACGAAAGTGAACAACGAAATTCGTCAAGATGGTAATACATCACAAATGATTTTAAAAATCGACGAACTCATTGAAGAAATTTCAAAATATGTGGCATTACATCCAGGTGATATTATCGCAACAGGTACGCCAGCGGGGGTTGGTGCAGGCATGAACCCACCAAAATATTTACAACCGGGCGACGAAGTGAAAGTGACTGTCGACAATATTGGAACATTAACAAACTACATTGAAAAATAA
- the addA gene encoding helicase-exonuclease AddAB subunit AddA, with translation MHIPEKPQGVQWTDAQWESIYAKGQDVLVAAAAGSGKTAVLVERIIQRILKDGIDVDRLLVVTFTNLSAREMKHRIESRIRQAILEDPSNQHIKNQSAKIHQAQISTLHSFCLKLIQQHYDVLNIDPNFRTASEVENVLLLEAVIDDVFEKHYSILDRHFIDLTEQIGSDRNDERLRQIIKSLYYFSVANPEPEKWLDELDAPYIDAHLQSHYLNIINHYIRLYMEAAQDAIEQAYEQLQMVGDLEKHVRFIDDHRQALRQFLSESVIDKAQLQEYKVGRLPNKPRDIGKDEVMNTHYETFKLHYDQFKTFISKVQQELAARDDATLTAELAHLAPRVRYLSRLTKDVIQAFSEAKRARNLLDFTDYEHFALKILYDESGEPSEVAKMYRQRFEEILVDEYQDTNRVQEKIIASFKRGNAANGNLFMVGDVKQSIYKFRQADPSLFIEKYQTFNHPDHASGWRIDLSQNFRSRKEVLNTTNYLFHHMMDSDVGEIAYDDAARLYYGAPFDEVEVPVRFNVLIEDEASALTGSEQEAHLIASQVEAILQTQKVYDIKTQQYRPATYKDIVILERSYSNARHLQHVFKDRDIPLYVNSKQGYFEQTEIRLMLSFLRVIDNPLQDIYLVGLMRSVIFQFTEDELAHIRVVSPHDDYFYQSISNYLASEKAEAALVDKLERFMEDLTVYRTYSQSHPVYQLIDKIFNDYYLIQYFSGLVGGKGRRANLHGLFNKAVDFEQSSFRGLFQFIRFIDQMIERGKDFGEENVIGPNDNVVRMMTIHSSKGLEFPFVIYSGLTRDFNMMDLNQPVILNQQEGLGLQYYDETHGIFYPSLISMSIELMNRKEIISEEMRLIYVALTRAKEQLYLIGREKKEEKLMQLAQAPISNNQLTSLYRFNAKNPFELMYSVLSKYQNSALIPSMRFKEGVELLDASLTPTLEINHIEALDILPEEKHETEHVNMSDLDEHIQLAAKNTRDTQEIEARLLFEYPYKAAENQASKQSVSELKRQLETEQADTNYDRVRQYRLGVAAYNRPTFLEEQKRSASEIGTLMHRVMQHLPFKRERLSDNELNDYIDSLVQRAMISEDAVKDIRIDDIKRFIQSDLYETIAHSDALYRELPFVVNQQDMEADQHVSDAAIIQGMIDVVFVKDEQYFFVDYKTDAFIRRRGMTDEEIGEQLKEKYRIQMKYYQKALETITGKHVAGYLYFFKFGALVID, from the coding sequence ATGCATATACCTGAAAAGCCACAAGGCGTGCAGTGGACAGACGCACAATGGGAAAGTATTTATGCGAAAGGACAAGATGTTCTAGTAGCGGCAGCAGCAGGTTCAGGGAAAACGGCAGTGCTAGTTGAACGGATTATTCAACGCATATTAAAAGATGGTATTGATGTAGACAGGTTGCTCGTTGTGACTTTTACTAACTTAAGTGCTCGAGAAATGAAGCATCGTATTGAATCTCGAATACGTCAAGCGATATTAGAAGATCCTTCCAACCAACATATCAAAAATCAAAGCGCAAAAATTCATCAAGCGCAAATTTCGACATTGCATAGTTTTTGTTTAAAATTAATCCAACAACATTACGATGTTTTAAACATTGATCCCAATTTTCGTACGGCGAGTGAAGTGGAAAATGTCCTTTTGTTAGAGGCTGTTATCGATGATGTTTTTGAAAAACATTACAGCATATTAGACCGCCATTTTATTGACTTAACGGAACAAATCGGCTCAGACCGTAATGACGAGCGATTGAGACAAATTATTAAAAGTTTATATTATTTTAGTGTTGCTAATCCTGAACCGGAAAAATGGTTAGATGAACTTGATGCACCTTATATCGATGCGCATTTACAGTCACATTATTTAAATATCATTAACCATTATATCCGACTGTATATGGAAGCGGCGCAAGATGCAATTGAACAAGCATATGAACAATTGCAAATGGTTGGAGATTTAGAAAAACATGTCCGATTTATCGACGACCACCGTCAGGCTTTACGACAGTTTTTGAGTGAAAGTGTGATAGATAAAGCCCAACTTCAAGAATATAAAGTAGGGCGTTTACCTAATAAGCCACGTGACATTGGTAAAGATGAAGTAATGAATACGCATTATGAGACGTTTAAATTGCATTACGATCAATTTAAAACATTTATTTCAAAAGTACAGCAAGAGCTTGCTGCTCGAGATGATGCAACATTAACAGCTGAGCTTGCACATCTTGCTCCACGAGTACGCTATTTAAGTCGTTTAACGAAAGATGTGATACAGGCATTTAGTGAAGCGAAACGTGCACGTAATCTATTGGATTTTACAGATTATGAGCATTTTGCTTTGAAAATATTGTATGACGAATCGGGTGAACCTTCAGAAGTCGCGAAGATGTATCGTCAGCGTTTTGAAGAAATTTTAGTCGATGAATATCAAGATACGAATAGAGTGCAAGAGAAAATCATCGCAAGCTTTAAACGTGGTAATGCCGCGAATGGGAATTTATTTATGGTAGGTGATGTCAAGCAATCCATTTATAAATTTAGACAAGCGGATCCAAGTTTATTTATTGAGAAGTATCAAACTTTTAACCACCCTGACCACGCGAGTGGTTGGCGTATCGATTTATCACAAAATTTTCGCTCGCGTAAAGAAGTTTTGAACACAACAAATTACTTGTTTCATCATATGATGGATAGTGATGTGGGAGAAATAGCGTACGATGATGCTGCGCGTTTATATTACGGTGCGCCCTTTGATGAAGTGGAAGTACCGGTGCGATTCAATGTTTTAATTGAAGATGAGGCAAGTGCGTTGACGGGGTCTGAACAAGAGGCACATTTGATCGCTTCACAAGTTGAAGCGATATTACAAACGCAAAAAGTCTATGATATTAAAACGCAACAGTATCGACCAGCAACGTATAAAGACATTGTTATTTTGGAGCGAAGTTATAGTAACGCACGCCATTTACAACATGTGTTTAAAGATAGAGACATTCCGCTTTATGTGAATAGCAAACAAGGATATTTTGAACAAACTGAAATACGTTTAATGTTATCTTTTTTACGCGTAATTGATAATCCATTACAAGATATTTATTTAGTGGGATTAATGCGTTCTGTGATTTTTCAGTTTACAGAAGATGAGCTCGCACACATACGTGTGGTGTCCCCACATGATGATTATTTTTACCAATCTATTAGCAACTATTTAGCATCTGAAAAGGCGGAGGCAGCCCTTGTAGACAAGCTTGAGCGTTTTATGGAAGATTTAACGGTTTATAGAACATACAGTCAAAGTCACCCTGTTTATCAGTTGATTGATAAAATTTTTAACGATTATTATTTAATTCAGTATTTCAGTGGATTAGTAGGTGGTAAAGGCCGCCGTGCAAACCTTCATGGCTTATTTAACAAAGCGGTTGATTTTGAACAGTCGAGTTTTCGAGGATTGTTTCAATTTATACGTTTTATCGATCAAATGATTGAACGAGGCAAAGACTTTGGAGAAGAAAACGTGATTGGTCCTAATGACAATGTGGTGCGCATGATGACTATTCATAGTAGTAAAGGTTTAGAGTTTCCATTTGTTATCTATTCAGGGCTAACTCGTGACTTTAATATGATGGACTTAAATCAACCGGTAATTTTGAATCAGCAAGAAGGACTAGGGCTTCAATATTATGATGAAACGCACGGGATTTTTTATCCATCCCTTATCTCGATGAGTATAGAGTTAATGAATCGAAAAGAAATTATTTCCGAGGAAATGAGATTAATTTATGTGGCATTAACGAGAGCGAAAGAGCAACTTTATCTCATAGGGCGTGAGAAAAAAGAAGAAAAGTTAATGCAACTTGCTCAAGCTCCGATAAGTAACAATCAATTAACGTCGTTATATCGTTTTAATGCTAAAAATCCATTTGAACTGATGTACAGTGTTTTAAGTAAATATCAAAATTCAGCATTAATTCCGTCTATGCGCTTTAAGGAAGGTGTCGAGTTATTGGATGCTTCTTTAACCCCGACACTTGAAATCAATCATATTGAAGCGCTTGATATTTTACCAGAGGAAAAGCATGAAACAGAACACGTGAATATGTCTGATTTGGATGAACACATTCAACTAGCAGCTAAAAACACACGTGATACGCAAGAAATTGAAGCACGCTTATTATTTGAATATCCATATAAGGCAGCAGAAAACCAAGCTTCTAAACAATCGGTATCTGAATTAAAACGACAGTTAGAAACAGAACAGGCGGATACCAATTATGACCGTGTACGTCAATATCGGTTAGGTGTTGCGGCGTATAATCGACCGACATTTTTAGAAGAACAAAAACGTTCGGCTTCTGAAATTGGAACGTTAATGCATAGGGTAATGCAACATTTACCATTTAAAAGAGAAAGGTTATCTGACAATGAGTTAAATGACTATATCGATTCACTAGTTCAGCGTGCAATGATTTCAGAAGATGCTGTCAAAGATATTCGCATCGATGATATTAAACGTTTTATTCAGAGTGATTTATATGAAACAATCGCACACAGTGATGCGCTTTATCGAGAATTACCTTTTGTCGTTAATCAACAAGATATGGAAGCGGATCAACATGTTTCTGATGCGGCCATCATTCAAGGTATGATTGACGTCGTATTTGTGAAAGATGAGCAGTACTTTTTTGTAGATTATAAAACAGATGCCTTTATTCGACGCAGAGGAATGACCGATGAAGAAATAGGTGAACAATTGAAAGAAAAATATCGCATCCAAATGAAATATTATCAAAAGGCTTTAGAAACGATAACTGGCAAACATGTGGCGGGATATTTGTATTTCTTCAAGTTCGGTGCCTTAGTAATTGATTAA